A genome region from Nocardia sp. NBC_01730 includes the following:
- a CDS encoding aldo/keto reductase: MTTSKIETVHLGKNGPAVSRIGLGAMGMSGMYGTSDDAESTATIHAALDSGVNLVDTGDFYGAGHNELLIGRAIAERPRADVVLSVKFGGLRGPGGSWGGVDNRPVALRNFLTYSLQRLGVDYIDVYRPARLDPNVPIEDTVGAIAELIEAGYVRHVGLSEVGAETIRRAAAVHPIADLQIEYSLISRGIEAQILPVCRELGIGVTAYGVLSRGLLSDSIQAGTGFAANDFRAHSPRFQGENLDRNLELVRALGTIAADKGVSVAQLAIAWALTRGDDIVPVIGARRRERLTETLGALDIALNADELSTIEAAVPADQVAGERYASTQMALLDSER; this comes from the coding sequence ATGACGACATCGAAGATCGAAACAGTGCACCTCGGCAAGAACGGGCCGGCGGTGAGCCGCATCGGGCTCGGCGCGATGGGAATGTCCGGTATGTACGGCACCTCCGACGACGCCGAGTCGACCGCCACCATCCACGCCGCACTGGACTCCGGCGTAAACCTCGTCGATACCGGCGACTTCTACGGCGCCGGGCACAACGAGCTGCTGATCGGCAGGGCCATCGCCGAGCGTCCGCGCGCGGACGTGGTGCTGAGCGTGAAGTTCGGCGGCCTGCGCGGGCCCGGCGGCAGTTGGGGCGGCGTGGACAACCGGCCCGTCGCGCTGCGCAACTTCCTCACCTACAGCCTGCAGCGGCTCGGCGTCGACTACATCGACGTCTACCGGCCCGCCCGGCTCGATCCGAACGTGCCGATCGAGGACACCGTCGGCGCCATCGCCGAACTGATCGAGGCCGGATACGTCCGTCACGTCGGCCTCTCGGAAGTCGGCGCCGAGACCATTCGCCGTGCCGCTGCGGTACATCCGATCGCGGACCTGCAGATCGAGTACTCGCTGATCTCGCGTGGCATAGAAGCGCAGATCCTGCCCGTCTGCCGTGAACTCGGCATCGGCGTCACCGCATACGGCGTGCTGTCGCGCGGCCTGCTCAGCGACTCGATCCAGGCTGGAACCGGCTTCGCCGCCAATGATTTCCGGGCACACAGTCCGCGCTTCCAGGGCGAGAACCTGGACCGAAACCTCGAGCTGGTGCGCGCGCTCGGCACGATCGCGGCGGACAAGGGCGTCTCGGTGGCACAACTGGCCATCGCGTGGGCGCTCACCAGGGGCGATGACATTGTGCCTGTGATCGGCGCGCGGCGGCGGGAACGCTTGACCGAAACCCTTGGTGCCCTGGATATCGCGCTCAACGCGGACGAGCTGTCCACCATCGAGGCGGCAGTGCCCGCCGATCAGGTCGCGGGCGAGCGTTACGCGAGCACGCAGATGGCGTTGCTCGACAGCGAGCGCTGA
- a CDS encoding pirin family protein: MSDLDPRPAETLCEPAPGPGPAVELYPAREVPLGGVRGVFVERVLPQRDLPTVGAWCFLDHFGSPTVTKTGAPPDIDPHPHIGLQTVTWPFEGRIRHRDSVGSDVEIEPGQLNLMTSGRGIAHSEYAVPGAPAGHGLQLWIALPGDQAGIDPHFEQHRELPVLEAPGLRAIVLIGSLAGVDSPAIAYTPLVGADVRVEPGTDATIPLNPHFEHAVLVIEGKVTVAETELAPGPLLYLGTDRDELRLASADGAHFALIGGVPFGEELVMWWNFVGRSHEEIIAARNDWENRELDRFADIAGHPPEQRIPAPPLPGLHLKPRKRRIGSARD; this comes from the coding sequence GTGAGTGACCTCGACCCGCGGCCCGCGGAGACGCTCTGCGAGCCGGCACCCGGCCCCGGTCCTGCCGTGGAGCTGTATCCGGCGCGCGAGGTGCCGCTCGGCGGTGTCCGCGGAGTCTTCGTGGAACGCGTCCTACCGCAACGGGACCTGCCGACGGTCGGCGCGTGGTGCTTCCTCGATCACTTCGGCTCACCGACGGTCACCAAGACCGGTGCGCCGCCGGACATCGATCCGCACCCGCACATCGGCCTGCAGACAGTGACCTGGCCGTTCGAAGGCCGCATCCGGCACCGCGACTCGGTCGGCTCGGATGTGGAGATCGAGCCGGGCCAGCTGAACCTGATGACCTCGGGACGCGGCATCGCGCATTCCGAGTATGCCGTCCCGGGCGCGCCGGCCGGACACGGTCTGCAACTGTGGATCGCGTTGCCCGGCGATCAGGCCGGGATCGACCCGCACTTCGAGCAGCATCGCGAGCTGCCCGTTCTCGAAGCTCCCGGCCTACGGGCGATCGTTCTGATCGGCTCGCTGGCCGGGGTCGACTCGCCCGCGATCGCGTACACGCCCCTCGTCGGTGCCGATGTGCGGGTGGAGCCGGGCACCGACGCCACCATTCCGCTGAACCCTCATTTCGAACACGCGGTGCTGGTGATCGAGGGCAAAGTGACGGTCGCCGAGACCGAGCTGGCGCCGGGGCCCCTGCTGTACCTGGGCACCGATCGCGACGAGCTCCGGCTTGCCAGCGCGGACGGCGCCCACTTCGCGCTGATCGGCGGCGTGCCGTTCGGCGAGGAGCTGGTGATGTGGTGGAACTTCGTCGGCCGCAGCCATGAGGAGATCATCGCCGCCCGAAACGACTGGGAGAACCGCGAACTCGACCGTTTCGCCGATATCGCGGGGCACCCGCCTGAGCAGCGCATTCCCGCACCGCCACTGCCAGGCCTACATCTGAAGCCGCGCAAACGCCGAATCGGTTCGGCCAGGGACTAA
- a CDS encoding helix-turn-helix transcriptional regulator gives MDRAELADFLRRRREQLTPSDVGLPPGIRRRTPGLRRDEVAMLAGMSTDYYTRLEQSRGPRPSMQVLASLARALRFSSDERDHLYHLCDHAAPGRELSDKHVGPGLMHLLAKLDDTAATVVTDLGEVLVQNRMHSLLVGDHGERRGWERYYAYRWFTDVSARAIFPEEDWDRLGRRHVADLRATAARRAGDADVAEFITKLRSSSAEFARLWDEHEVAVRLSDTKRILHPRVGLINIVCETLLTPNAAQRLLVYLPRPGTDAAEKLDLLRVIGNQTLAPDVDAMADPFG, from the coding sequence ATGGATCGTGCCGAGCTCGCCGACTTCCTGCGCCGCCGCCGCGAGCAGCTGACGCCCTCGGACGTCGGGCTGCCGCCTGGTATTCGGCGCCGCACGCCGGGCCTGCGCCGGGACGAGGTCGCCATGCTGGCCGGGATGTCGACCGATTACTACACTAGGCTCGAGCAGTCGCGTGGCCCGCGCCCGTCCATGCAGGTGCTTGCCTCCCTCGCGCGGGCGCTGCGCTTCAGCAGCGACGAACGCGATCACCTCTACCACCTGTGCGATCACGCGGCGCCGGGGCGCGAGCTGTCCGACAAACACGTCGGCCCCGGTCTGATGCACCTGCTCGCGAAGCTGGACGACACAGCGGCCACCGTCGTCACCGATCTCGGTGAAGTGCTCGTGCAGAACCGGATGCACAGCCTGCTCGTCGGCGATCACGGCGAGCGACGTGGCTGGGAACGCTACTACGCCTACCGCTGGTTCACCGATGTTTCGGCGCGCGCCATCTTCCCGGAGGAGGACTGGGATCGGCTGGGCCGCAGGCACGTCGCCGATCTGCGCGCCACCGCCGCCCGCCGCGCTGGTGACGCCGATGTCGCCGAGTTCATCACGAAGTTGCGTTCGTCGAGTGCGGAATTCGCTCGACTATGGGACGAACACGAAGTGGCGGTACGTCTTTCGGATACCAAGCGCATCCTGCATCCGCGAGTCGGCCTGATCAACATCGTCTGCGAAACGTTGCTCACGCCCAACGCCGCGCAGCGCCTCTTGGTCTACCTGCCGCGTCCGGGCACGGACGCGGCCGAGAAGCTGGACTTGCTGCGCGTGATCGGCAACCAGACGTTGGCACCCGACGTCGACGCAATGGCCGACCCTTTCGGCTAG
- a CDS encoding ArsR/SmtB family transcription factor — protein sequence MVQYDFLDASFGALADPTRRGILERLGRGPATVSELAERFEMTLTGVKKHIQLLEAAGMIRTEKRGRVRYCRLGENVFDREVAWMQSHRRMVEARMDRLGEFLERTEQD from the coding sequence ATGGTTCAGTATGACTTCTTGGATGCCTCGTTCGGGGCGCTCGCGGATCCCACCCGGCGTGGAATCCTGGAGCGCCTCGGCCGTGGGCCCGCGACCGTCAGCGAGCTGGCCGAGCGCTTCGAGATGACCTTGACCGGCGTGAAGAAGCACATCCAGCTGCTGGAGGCGGCGGGCATGATCCGCACGGAGAAGCGTGGCCGGGTGCGGTACTGCCGACTCGGCGAGAACGTCTTCGACCGCGAAGTGGCTTGGATGCAGAGCCATCGGCGCATGGTGGAAGCCCGGATGGACCGTCTCGGTGAATTCCTCGAGCGAACGGAGCAGGACTGA
- a CDS encoding SRPBCC family protein, with protein sequence MSTTTNDDAVVTADTDREIRIERIFAAPRERLWAAYSRIELLTQWWGRGNRLDVERWEFRQGGHWRFVEHSDGETDGFEGRFREITPQERIVFSFEWDGMPAYVAIDNVSFVDLGDGRTKVVTDSRFHTSQERDGMLQSGMETGLNESYRALDALLAAGS encoded by the coding sequence ATGAGTACAACCACGAACGACGACGCCGTCGTCACCGCCGACACCGACCGCGAGATCCGCATCGAGCGGATCTTCGCCGCCCCGCGCGAGCGCTTGTGGGCCGCCTACAGCCGGATCGAGCTGCTCACCCAATGGTGGGGGCGCGGTAATCGGCTCGACGTCGAGCGGTGGGAGTTCCGCCAGGGTGGGCACTGGCGCTTCGTCGAACACTCCGACGGCGAAACCGACGGCTTCGAGGGCAGATTCCGCGAGATCACACCACAGGAGCGGATCGTGTTCTCCTTCGAGTGGGACGGTATGCCAGCGTATGTCGCGATCGACAACGTCAGCTTCGTCGACCTGGGTGACGGCCGGACGAAGGTGGTCACCGACAGTCGGTTCCACACGTCGCAGGAGCGCGACGGAATGCTGCAGTCGGGCATGGAGACCGGGCTCAACGAGAGCTACCGGGCGCTGGACGCCCTGTTGGCCGCTGGATCTTGA